The genomic region GAAACCAGAGGCGCCTGTCAACCTGACCCTCCACAACATGAGCAACAACCAGCTGCAGCTCACCTGGGCCTCCCCCTACCCCAGGAACGGGTGCCTGAAGCACGCTGTCAAGTACAAGAGCAACAAGGACACCAGCTGGACGGTGAGAGCCCTGGGCATGGCACCcttgtggctgtgcctgggctgagctgagcaccaGCCTCCAAGGTggtcccagccagcagctcagggcttgTGTCTCTGCAGGAGCTCTCGGTGAATGGAGGTGTCTTCTCCTTACCCAGCGTGGACTATGAGAAGTCCTACACCTTCTATGTGCGCAGCAAGATCAACAGTTTCTGCGGCACAACCCAGCTCTGGAGCGAGTGGAGCGTTCCTGTCATCTGGGGCAGCAACTCCACTAGCAAGGGTACGTTCTGAGGGCTGCAGTGGGATAGGATGGACTGGAGCatggcagggctcagcaggtGAGAGATGGCCAAGCAAGTAGAGAATggcctgaggcagcagctctagGGACAAGACCCATCTGGGCATgtggggtgctggcagcagcatcctTTGTACTTCTGGAAGCAAAACATACCCCACCAGTGGGACCTGCTGAATTTTGCCAGGGGATTCTTAGCACTGGAGGGAATGGCTGGGCCAGGACAGGGTCACCAGCTAGTTATGGTGACAGGATGGCAGTGCTCGGGGACAGGCCCCTTCTCCATGCTCTGTTCCCAGTTGAGCCCTGCCATGAACAATGCCATGGCCACCCACGCAGGGCCACCTGCAGTCCCACCTGGCTGCCATGGCGGTGTGCTTGCTGTCTGGGGATCAGTGTCACCCCTCTCCTTCCAGGCACGGTGGAGGATCTGTACTGGTTTGGGATCCGCACGGTCCTGGTCCCCAttgcctcctgcctgctgctgctggtgcttgtCATCCTGCTGGTGCGCATGGAGAGGTGAGCGtggggagctgcctgggcagcagcactggggctccTCCCTCTAACACACCTCTCCTGCACAGGGTCTGGGTCATCCTGATGCCCCGAATTCCCAACCCCAGCAAGAATTTTGATGAGCTGTTCATCACCCACAACGGCAATTTCCAGGTAAGgtggcacaggcagccctgccctgggctcacccTGGCTGTGTggggttggggctgggctgggtggcagctctctcaccctgctctgctccctggaggAATGGACTGGAGTCCCCAAAGATGTTGTGGAGAGCTTCAAGCCCAACTACAGCGAGAACATCTGCTATGTGACTGAGCTGCCACCCAAGGACAGCCATGAGCCCCTCTGGGACAGCAGCAACCATGCACCACCTCCAATGCCTGGGCCCCCAGCCGCCCCCAGTGAGCATAGCCCCTACCAGAACAGCTATGGGAGGCTGTGACACACTCCTGCACCCCTGCACACCCCATTCTCCACAGCTTTGCTGCCAAACCTTACTGCTCCTcaggccctgctccctgctcctgccattTCTCTGCCAAATGCCCTGGACCCCCGGTCTTGCTTCCTGCCAagtgctctccctgctcccaggtgCCCACAAGCACACCCAGGGATGTGTCCTGgtgagggcagctgcagctaAGCAGGCAGGTGCCACTAGCCAAGTGATGGGGACACAGAGGATGAGGAGTCCCAGGGGTCTAAGTgtggaaaaataaggaaagatAGACAAGAAAGATTGTAAACATGCTCAAGTGCCTTGCAGCTGATGTAGGGAAAACACATATACCATACTCATGTTGTTTAGCTTTGTGTATTCAGTAAGTAGAACTTGTGTTTAGATAACACAGGCCTGTGATAGACTTAGTGGCACCTTATTTAACATGCTTGAGATTCCTGGCCTGCTGTGGGAAAGATCAGATCACAGTGGTAAACCACAACTGCACAAATCCTTGATAAACAGTCAAAACCAGCAGGTTCAGTGATCCTCTAGGGTGGCCCAAGATCCACAGTGCCTGCATCCCTGCTTATGTGCCTGGGTGCTGCCTGGGGGGGGTCCTGCAATTGGTGaggtaatgaaaataaaattcctcTTTGCCTTTCATCCGTGGTTTTGTGGTTGTTCCTgtgtcctgcctgtgctggctcagCCAGCCAGCCCCTGTGTCATCCTGGCAGTTCCCCAGGCCTcgctgctccttcccctgtgtccccagttcTGGTGACACTAAAGCTCTGCCCACCAGGGGATTGCCCAGGCTCGTCCTGCAGGGTCTGAGGAAAGCACCACTggagccccagctctgagcacctcTGACCTCTCACACACAGTGAGGCAGGGGCCAGTCCTGCTGTCCCACAGTGGCAGCATGTTCATCAGCCAACATCGAGCACATGGATGGgtcccctcctggctgcctcACAGGGCTCCCTGCACACTTGGGGATGCGCTGTGACCTCACTGGGCaatgggctctgctctgggctctccaACCACTTCTGCGGCCACCTGCAGccctcagccactgctgctgtccctgcagatgAGCAGACCTTTCTGGCCAACACTGACTGCagtcccctgcagctgctcttacagaatcccagaatcaatTATGTTGGAGAAGACGTTggagatcattgagtccaacctctGTCCAAACTCCACCATGTCAACCAGACCacggcactgagtgccacctccagtctttccttaaacacctccagagaCAGAGACTCCCCCACCTACCTGAGCAGTCTAATCCAATGTCTGATCAACCtttctgggaagaaattcctcctgatatccaacctcagccttccctggcaGAGGCACGTAAGAGCACACCCTCCCATCCTATCACTGCTTGCTTGAGAGAAGAGTGGGACCCTCagctgggccctggcacagccagaccatggcacagctgggccctggcacagccaggccctCAGACAGCTGGACCTTCAGACAGCTGgatcctggcacagctggaccCTCCGACagctgggccctggcacagccggACCCTCGGACAGCCGGGCTCTGTCACGGCCGGGCCCGGGATGGGGTCACGGCCTGGTTCCCCGCCCGTCCCGCGGTGCCCCGGCGAGGCGGCAGCGCCCCCCAGCGGCGGGGGCACCCCGAGCCCCGCCCACCCCGCTGTGGGCGGGGCCTGCGCCCGGCCCCGGTAActttccagccctgcccacgtGGTGCGGCGGCGGCCGCCCCCTGGCGGCGGCGATTGGCGCAGGCGGGCCCGCCCCCCTGCCTGCCGCGGTGCCGGCTCTGCGCTGCCGGCGGCCGCACCGGGCgggggcaccggcaccgggcaccgggcaGCGGGCAGCGGGCACTGGGACTGCGCTCGGCACGGCACGGGCTCACCATGATCGTGTGTCCCCAGAGCGTGGAGCACCCCCGAGGAAGCCGATGCCAGCGGCTGCCGGGGCAGGTAGGACCCGCCCCGCCGCCACCACCGGAGCCCGTACAGGAGCAccgggctcagccctgctcgCCGCCACCGGGCCGGCACGGCTAGGGCACCAGCAGGCCGGGGCATGCCCGCTGGCCGTGCGCGGGACCGGCGGGGCTGTGCTCTCGGGATGCCGCGACCGGCGGCTCGGTCTTGGTCCTGGTCCTACTCCCGGTGCcggtgctggtgctggtgccGGTCCCGGTGCGGCGGTGGCGTCCCCGTCCCCTTTGTGCGGGATGCGGGAGGCGCCGTGGCTCCATCACTGCCAATCaaacttgtttttctctctccgCCTGCACTGCCCGCGCCGCTCAccgggggcgctgccgccgccgccgcccgcacAATGGGGCCCCGGGTACCGGCCGCCGGCACCGCCGGAGGGGTCCCTGCCGCAGGCACTCGGACTTCCCCTGTCCTCTCGAATGCCCAGGCACAAGGGCCAGAGGTGCTGCCGCGGCACCGTATCCAGAGAACGTTACCGGAGGAGCCACCGGTACCGGCGGAGCCGCGGTCTCACCGGGCGAAAGGATGAGCCCCGGCCGGGCGGGGAGCACGGCGGGGTCCGCCGGCCCCTCTCCCGCACATCCCGGCGCTGTCCGGGCTCCTCAACCTCCTGCCTGCTTTATGTGCTCACGGCTGCCGGCCGGGAGCCTCGGGCACCGTTCCCCCGGGGTCCGCCGGGCGGGGAGGGGACGAGGTCGGTGGTGGGTACGGTGGGTACGGCGGGTACGCATCTGAGGTGCCTGTCAAGAGTTCGGGGGGCCCGGACACAGAAAGGTTCCCCTGGGAGGGAGGCGATGCTCCCACAGCCCGGGAGTGCGAGTGGATGCACtccgggaggaggaggaggagggctgtggccgaggaggatgaggaaggtgCCACTAGGGCCAAGCGAGAGGTTGGGGTGGCAGAACTGAGGGCATGTGGCAGGCGGTGCCGGTAGGAGAcaccctgggctgagctggtgcCTTTGGTAGTGGGCagttcagcctggccaggggctgagAGCCGAGGAGGTGGCTGTTCTGCGCCTCCATCCCCCCCTTCCTTCATCATCTCCTTCTAAGACACATCTGCCTGGTTGCTTGCTCCGTCATCACCTGGACAAACGGAGTGAGGAGAGCTGGCAGCACCAAAGGCTGAGCCATGGTTGCACAGCTCCTTCCTGGGACCACCTTTCCCAATAAGTGGAAGGGCCCTTGGCTCCTCCACCTCAGCCCTCCAGGACAATACCAGGGCTGTAGCCCCTTGGGTGTCCTCACAACATCTCATTTCCCCAGGCAGAGGGACTTGGTAGGAGGCTTCTGCAGGTCACTTCTGGCTTTCATCTTCTCCTGTCAATCAGAGAAGCTGGTGCTTTTCATCTTTCCATTTTAAtaggagtttttggggttttgtggacCCCTTTTACCAGAGGAAGTGAAGAGGACACTCTAAATGTCAAGTAAACCTTTTGTTACTTGAGCGATGGTGTTTTCACCAGAagtgcaggatggtggaaaataGCCTGAGCTGCTTCCTGCACTGCCTGTGTGGGTGcaactgctctgtgctgccacacAGCTCACCCCTGCTGTCTGCCCctcacccctggctgctctgccaggcacCCTGGAGCTTTGGTGGTTTGCAGAAGTGCTCCTGGTTTCCTGGTTTTCTCCATTGTTCCCATGCTCCAGTCACCAGCCAGCCTTTGGGTGACTGCACTGGAGAGACAGGTGGAAGGAACAAGACAGGGCCAGAATTTCCCAAGAGAGATTTCAGTTCAAGCCTGGGAGCCGAGATGCATCCTTTGTATccaggggtgctgctgggctccCACATGTGAGCAGGACCTGTGGCTTCCCGTGTGACACGGGTAGCACCTGCTGTACCCGTACTCTGGGGTGGGCAGGGTGCAGGTGCTGTCAGGTGGGAATTGTGGCAACACGGTCCTTGGAGCatggcagctgcctgggcatctttccagcatccctgccctctgttcCCACCACCCtctcaggaggggctggagctgtgctggaccCTGGTGCCAGGCTGGTGCGGGCATTGCTGGGGGTGTCTGTGTCTTGCCAAGCTGCCCATCTGTGTTTTCTCtggtgggcacagagctgtgctctgtgctgcaggatgcCCTCCCAAGCTGTCTGCTTGGGCAACATGTGGGGAGCTCTTCTGTGTGCTTCTGATCACATGGAAGGTACCAGGCCATGGTTTGCCTCTTGGcttgccagggcaggaggctgggagCCCCTCTGCTGTTTCTACAGCTCTCTCACATCTTGGTACTGGGCAGGAGGGCTCCATGCTGGCAGATGGGCTGTCCATTCTGGAATGTATTTTGTGTTGTGTTTCTCCTGATCTGGCCTTGCACCACTACAAGGAACATTATTCCTGGTTTGCCCTTTGGTTCTGCTCACCACGCAGAGCCTTCTCCCAGACAGAGACCAAGCTGTGTGTCTTGCTACCTGTCCTCCTGCTACCTGTGTCACTGAGCAGTGCTCTGTGTGACAGCTGTGAGAGTCCCTCTGGCAGCACCTAGCTGGGAGAGGGATCTCTGCCTCTTGCAGAGCCTGGCCTTAGCTGgggtgtgctgctgcagcaggggctgctctgggaagagcTAAGCAGAGCTTGTTTCCTGCAGGTAGTTAAGATGTCCAGCAGTGACCCTGAGTGCCCCCAGTTCCTCTTTGTGAAGGTGCTGGCAAGCCGAGGGCGGCTGGAGGCGGTGACCCAGCAGATGGGATACCACCCCCAGTACCTGGACAGCTTCCTCAAGACACAGCACTACCTGATGCACATGGACGGCCCCCTGCCCTTCGACTGCCGGCACTACATCGCCATCATGGTGAGCCCTGCTGGGACCTGCCAGAGGGGATgggggctctgctcagccctgtgggGCTCTCCTTAACCTCCAGCAGAcacagcctgtgccctgggcttcTCATCAGAGGCCAAAATCACAATGTCCTGGAGGCTGAGTGAGAAGTGGGTGTGGGggcctgtcctgctggggcagTGATGCTGATGTGCTGCTCTTGCAGGCAGCAGCCCGGCACCAGTGCCGGTACCTGGTGAACCTGCACGTGCTGCAGTTCCTGCGGGCAGGGGGGGACCCCCAGTGGCTGCGCGGCCTCGAATTCATCCCCCCCAAACTCCGCAACCTCAACGAGATCAACAAGATCCTGGCACACCGGCCGTGGCTCATCACCAAGGAGCACATTGAGGTACTGGGAAGGGCTCTCAGCCAGGGACCAGGatggcagtggggacagcagcctccccaggggctgccagcaccCTGCCCATGTGTCACATTGCTGGTGTGTCCGTGTTCTGCAGAAGCTGCTGAAGATCAGCGAGTGGAGCTGGTcactggcagagctggtgcACGCCGTCGTCCTCCTGGCACACTGCCACGCACTTGCCAGCTTTGTCTTTGGCTGTGGCTGCGAGCAGGACGAGGGGCTGGGGGGCCGGGGCGTGCTGAAGCCACTGTCACTCGGGAACCAGTGCTTCTGTGAGGCCACTGCCAGCAACAGCTacggccaggagctgctgcgcATCAACCGCAAGCGGGTGAGCCCCAGGGTGggtgggcaggggatggggggACAGGGTGGCTGTGCAGGTGTGGGGGGATGCCCTTGGGAGTGCTGCCCTCACCCCCAGGCCTGTGTCTGTGCAGTCCCTGGACTCCTGCATGGAGCTTGATTCCCTCCGGGAACGCATGCAGCGGATCCATGTGGAGACTGAGGGCAGGGACGAgatgaggctgctgcagcaggaccGAGAGGaaggtgaggggcagggagcagggtgggagtTCATGTGGCATCCCTGTGTGTCTGTTGCTCCTCTATGCCTTACATTTTCCATGATGTGTGGTTCAGAGGGGCAGAGCAAGGGCTGGTTGatgtggctgggagcagggcagctgagctctgctctgacccagctgcagggctctccCCTCTTGCAGATACTGACGGGGAAGTCACTGGTGCCACCAACCTTGCGTGCTACATGCAGGACCCTGACTTTGGATACCAAGACTTTGCCCGGCGCGATGAGGATCAGACACAGGTATTCAGAGTCCAGGTAAGACTCTTGCTCTCTGGGTGGGCAGCAGCTTGggctcccctcccctcccataAATACTGGCAGAGTTGCCCATGCAGACTGGCCCTGCCCCACTAGGGTTGGGAAGAGGGAGGTGACTTCTGTCCCCAAGAGTTGATGATTTTTTTCACATGGCCATCCTGGAGGCAAGGGTAAAAATCATTCAAAAGCTGCTTGATAAGGGATGTGGTTTGGGCAGAGCTACCTCCAGAGCATATTCACTGAATTCTTCTGCTTCCCAAGGTCTCCAGGCCTTCTTCCTGGGAACATGCTCCAAGCTCCTTTTTGAAATTGCAAAAATCCTCTTTCTGTGCTCAACAGGATTACTCCTGGGAAGACCATGGCTTCTCACTGGTCAACCGGCTGTACTCTGACATTGGGCATCTCCTGGATGAGAAGTTTCGGATGGTGGATGgtctgcagagcagtgccatggcCAAGCGGCAGGGCTGTGAACCCTCTGTTTTCAAGCGGGGCATCTGGAACTACATCCACTGCATGTTTGGCATTAGGTAGGGAAACCAACCTCATGGTCCAGGGGAGAAAACTGAGCTGACTCAGGCGGGAGGGGAGGGCACTCAGTCTGTCATCCACATGAGCATGGAGAAGGGACAGAGGTGAATCCCCTGCCTGCATGTTGAGACAGGCAGGGAACAGATACTGAACTGCTCTGGCCAGGGCTTTGGGGCAAGGTTTTGGTGCCTGGTGGATGTTGCCATGTGCCCCCCTGCTCTGTGGATGTGCCATGCCCCAGGCAGGCCACGGGCAAGGTGCTGGCTGTGACTCCCCCCTGTGTTCCCCACAGGTACGATGATTATGACTATGCAGAAGTGAATCAGCTCCTGGAGCGAATGCTCAAAgtttacattaaaactgtaacCTGCTACCCAGAGAAGACAAACTCAGAGATGTTTGACAGGTTCTGGAAGCAGTTCAAGCACAGTGAAAAGGTGGGATAGCTAGCCCCTGGCTCTGACTGCCTGGGGCTGAgagtgggcaggggctgcaagCTGGGGTGCTTTGTGAGGTATATGGGAGGTTTTTGAGCCACCAAACCAGTCTGAGGTGGGGGGGATGATGGAAACTGGCTGTTTGTAAGGAGTTGGGCTTAGTGTGGCATGGGGCTGCCCACTGTGATGAGGCCAGGGGCACCAGCAGCCCAGGCATCTTCAAGGTCATTACCCCAGTGCTAAGTGCTTCCTGGCGAGCCCTCTTTCAAGCTGTAActcacaggagcagc from Ammospiza caudacuta isolate bAmmCau1 chromosome 14, bAmmCau1.pri, whole genome shotgun sequence harbors:
- the IL2RG gene encoding cytokine receptor common subunit gamma — protein: MAAPGAFLVPVLLLLLYGLGPYAAAADSQPGVECVLFNEEYMNCTWGNKEMPTVNYSLFYWYKNTSDKAVECKQYLQHQGVRVGCYFKKNELIQFQLFHVLINASVGGKTLEISRKNMQLQDLVKPEAPVNLTLHNMSNNQLQLTWASPYPRNGCLKHAVKYKSNKDTSWTELSVNGGVFSLPSVDYEKSYTFYVRSKINSFCGTTQLWSEWSVPVIWGSNSTSKGTVEDLYWFGIRTVLVPIASCLLLLVLVILLVRMERVWVILMPRIPNPSKNFDELFITHNGNFQEWTGVPKDVVESFKPNYSENICYVTELPPKDSHEPLWDSSNHAPPPMPGPPAAPSEHSPYQNSYGRL
- the LOC131564110 gene encoding sestrin-3-like isoform X1, giving the protein MIVCPQSVEHPRGSRCQRLPGQVVKMSSSDPECPQFLFVKVLASRGRLEAVTQQMGYHPQYLDSFLKTQHYLMHMDGPLPFDCRHYIAIMAAARHQCRYLVNLHVLQFLRAGGDPQWLRGLEFIPPKLRNLNEINKILAHRPWLITKEHIEKLLKISEWSWSLAELVHAVVLLAHCHALASFVFGCGCEQDEGLGGRGVLKPLSLGNQCFCEATASNSYGQELLRINRKRSLDSCMELDSLRERMQRIHVETEGRDEMRLLQQDREEGLSPLADTDGEVTGATNLACYMQDPDFGYQDFARRDEDQTQVFRVQDYSWEDHGFSLVNRLYSDIGHLLDEKFRMVDGLQSSAMAKRQGCEPSVFKRGIWNYIHCMFGIRYDDYDYAEVNQLLERMLKVYIKTVTCYPEKTNSEMFDRFWKQFKHSEKVHVNLLILEARMQAELLYALQAITQYMIS
- the LOC131564110 gene encoding sestrin-3-like isoform X3, coding for MIVCPQSVEHPRGSRCQRLPGQVVKMSSSDPECPQFLFVKVLASRGRLEAVTQQMGYHPQYLDSFLKTQHYLMHMDGPLPFDCRHYIAIMAAARHQCRYLVNLHVLQFLRAGGDPQWLRGLEFIPPKLRNLNEINKILAHRPWLITKEHIEKLLKISEWSWSLAELVHAVVLLAHCHALASFVFGCGCEQDEGLGGRGVLKPLSLGNQCFCEATASNSYGQELLRINRKRSLDSCMELDSLRERMQRIHVETEGRDEMRLLQQDREEDTDGEVTGATNLACYMQDPDFGYQDFARRDEDQTQVFRVQDYSWEDHGFSLVNRLYSDIGHLLDEKFRMVDGLQSSAMAKRQGCEPSVFKRGIWNYIHCMFGIRYDDYDYAEVNQLLERMLKVYIKTVTCYPEKTNSEMFDRFWKQFKHSEKVHVNLLILEARMQAELLYALQAITQYMIS
- the LOC131564110 gene encoding sestrin-3-like isoform X2; the protein is MIVCPQSVEHPRGSRCQRLPGQVVKMSSSDPECPQFLFVKVLASRGRLEAVTQQMGYHPQYLDSFLKTQHYLMHMDGPLPFDCRHYIAIMAAARHQCRYLVNLHVLQFLRAGGDPQWLRGLEFIPPKLRNLNEINKILAHRPWLITKEHIEKLLKISEWSWSLAELVHAVVLLAHCHALASFVFGCGCEQDEGLGGRGVLKPLSLGNQCFCEATASNSYGQELLRINRKRSLDSCMELDSLRERMQRIHVETEGRDEMRLLQQDREEGLSPLADTDGEVTGATNLACYMQDPDFGYQDFARRDEDQTQDYSWEDHGFSLVNRLYSDIGHLLDEKFRMVDGLQSSAMAKRQGCEPSVFKRGIWNYIHCMFGIRYDDYDYAEVNQLLERMLKVYIKTVTCYPEKTNSEMFDRFWKQFKHSEKVHVNLLILEARMQAELLYALQAITQYMIS